The following coding sequences are from one Nicotiana tomentosiformis chromosome 3, ASM39032v3, whole genome shotgun sequence window:
- the LOC104120667 gene encoding uncharacterized protein, with protein sequence MGEMVVGIPARLEKIEREVGFSRRNSTGSLGIQIAKSKVFSRYLSDPKGSCHDACKGVERDLQETKARTSLLRRSTIAASEKTQELPTTVKLQIRKKPLRSSKLAVNFNKRTTGKAQRQENPSYTKRLAVSVNQRNDLKLKPSQENDYSMSRSYKLRRRGYSDIVIPGGSPFARDSPLNGATSIPNKGSRMDKNTGSSKLSNKKVVGKPANLEKIENEVGYLRRNSTGNLGNEMGDSKVLSRHVSVPTGSRLDASKDGVECNFKTMARTHMSTRSLTSGENSKLATTVKWQIWRTTKLPANLKRLTTSHEEEMQACTKTLAVSASHRSDSKLQPLEENAYSVSRSNKSRRRYSDVLITGGSAILQGSLLDDAASKPNTGSKMDKDSGSHEFSKKKDVGIPANLDKIEPEVSYLRRNSTGSLSIEIGESKILPCLLSVPTGSRQEACKYAVESDLKTKTRTLQPTRPVTTSGEVPEMATTVMLQIGKKPLSSSKLPKFKSRTTFLAQGQEIPASTTITHSTRFSVKRVSGKKPNNDSPRIVSQRNKRTSLPSKTDKVSHEDDPTKVSQLNNLTSLARMKIEQPSNENFPNKASQLRKWASLKRGKMEQGSHGSVPKETLHIRESKTKSQTIKLSQETRMARVSSFDRHGPERGKRPSPLLYPSSSLHSDDSITRNLGNRKSSLHGPKRGKRPSPLLSPSPSLHSDGSSCRNLGNKKYSLSSISACESFDGDATVSNSRKSGTTSQSQDIKAARTAICSPKNLKFRRGKIIDFQSEKVSPRRLKFRPVKILDYNENGSAYASGRSSRRLIANGKSNAAKDENMKVNLRHQARGNKREAPILFNNVIEETATKLVETRRSKVKALVGAFETIISLQDPRSSPPIIWR encoded by the coding sequence ATGGGTGAGATGGTTGTTGGCATACCTGCACGTCTGGAGAAAATTGAGCGTGAAGTTGGCTTTTCGAGAAGGAACTCAACTGGCAGCTTAGGTATTCAAATTGCTAAATCCAAGGTCTTCTCCCGTTATCTGAGTGATCCAAAAGGTTCTTGCCATGACGCTTGCAAAGGCGTGGAACGTGATCTTCAAGAAACAAAAGCAAGGACTTCCCTGCTGAGAAGATCTACTATAGCAGCATCAGAAAAAACCCAAGAGCTGCCTACAACTGTGAAGTTGCAGATAAGGAAGAAACCACTAAGATCAAGTAAGCTAGCTGTAAATTTCAATAAGCGTACAACTGGTAAAGCCCAGAGACAGGAGAACCCATCATACACCAAAAGATTAGCTGTTTCTGTAAATCAACGAAATGATTTGAAGTTGAAGCCTTCGCAAGAAAATGATTACTCTATGTCAAGAAGCTATAAGCTGAGGAGaagaggatacagtgacattgtCATACCAGGGGGGTCACCATTTGCTCGGGATTCTCCGTTGAATGGTGCAACCAGCATACCAAACAAAGGAAGCCGGATGGACAAGAACACTGGATCTTCTAAGTTGAGCAACAAGAAGGTTGTTGGGAAACCTGcaaacttggagaaaattgagaaTGAAGTCGGGTATTTGAGAAGGAACTCAACTGGAAACTTAGGTAATGAAATGGGTGACTCCAAGGTCTTGTCACGTCATGTAAGTGTTCCAACAGGTTCTAGGCTTGATGCTAGCAAAGATGGCGTGGAATGCAACTTTAAAACAATGGCAAGGACTCACATGTCCACAAGATCTTTAACATCAGGAGAAAATTCAAAACTGGCTACAACTGTGAAGTGGCAGATATGGAGAACAACTAAATTACCGGCAAATCTCAAAAGGCTGACAACTTCCCACGAAGAGGAAATGCAAGCATGCACCAAAACATTGGCTGTTTCTGCAAGTCATCGAAGTGATTCGAAGCTGCAGCCTCTGGAAGAAAATGCTTATTCGGTGTCAAGAAGCAACAAAAGCAGAAGAAGATACAGTGACGTTCTTATAACAGGGGGTTCGGCAATTCTTCAGGGGTCTCTATTGGATGATGCAGCCAGCAAACCAAACACAGGAAGCAAGATGGATAAGGACAGTGGATCTCATGAGTTCAGCAAGAAAAAGGATGTTGGCATTCCTGCAAACCTGGACAAAATTGAGCCTGAAGTCAGCTATTTGAGAAGGAACTCAACTGGCAGCTTAAGTATTGAAATAGGTGAATCCAAGATCTTGCCATGTTTACTCAGTGTTCCAACAGGTTCTCGCCAAGAAGCTTGCAAATACGCAGTAGAAAGTGATCTTAAAACAAAGACGAGGACTCTCCAGCCCACAagacctgtaacaacatcaggagAAGTCCCAGAAATGGCTACAACTGTGATGTTGCAGATAGGGAAGAAACCATTAAGCTCAAGTAAGCTACCAAAATTCAAGAGCCGGACAACTTTTCTAGCCCAGGGACAGGAAATACCAGCATCCACAACTATCACCCACTCTACAAGATTTTCTGTGAAGAGGGTATCAGGCAAAAAGCCAAATAATGATTCCCCAAGAATAGTATCTCAACGTAATAAGCGGACTAGCCTTCCAAGCAAAACGGACAAAGTGAGTCATGAAGATGATCCAACCAAGGTATCTCAACTTAATAATTTGACTAGCCTTGCACGAATGAAGATAGAGCAACCAAGTAATGAAAACTTCCCAAACAAGGCATCTCAACTTAGAAAATGGGCTAGTCTTAAACGAGGTAAGATGGAGCAAGGAAGTCATGGAAGTGTTCCAAAGGAGACATTGCACATCAGAGAATCAAAGACTAAAAGCCAGACCATAAAGCTCTCCCAGGAAACTCGAATGGCCAGAGTCTCCTCCTTTGATAGACATGGCCCAGAAAGAGGGAAGAGGCCTTCACCCCTTCTCTACCCATCCTCCTCTCTACACTCGGATGACAGTATCACCAGAAACCTTGGCAACAGGAAATCTTCACTACATGGCCCAAAAAGAGGGAAGAGACCGTCACCCCTTCTCTCCCCATCCCCTTCTCTGCACTCGGATGGCAGTAGCTGCAGAAACCTTGGCAATAAGAAATATTCCCTATCATCAATTTCTGCATGCGAGTCTTTTGATGGCGATGCAACAGTCAGCAATTCCAGGAAAAGTGGAACCACAAGCCAAAGCCAAGATATAAAAGCTGCAAGAACTGCAATTTGCAGTCCTAAAAACCTCAAGTTCAGGAGAGGAAAAATAATCGATTTTCAGTCTGAGAAAGTCAGTCCAAGGAGACTAAAATTCAGGCCAGTCAAAATACTAGATTACAACGAAAATGGAAGTGCTTATGCTAGCGGAAGAAGCTCTCGGAGACTCATTGCTAATGGAAAGTCAAATGCTGCTAAAGATGAAAATATGAAAGTTAATCTTCGACACCAAGCTAGAGGAAACAAAAGAGAGGCTCCAATATTGTTCAACAATGTGATCGAAGAGACTGCAACCAAACTTGTCGAGACCAGGAGAAGCAAGGTCAAGGCTTTGGTGGGTGCTTTTGAAACCATAATCTCCCTTCAGGATCCAAGATCCTCGCCACCAATTATTTGGAGATGA